The Deinococcus metalli genome includes the window AGGTAGATGATGTACCCGCCCGCGGCGCCCCACATGCTCATGATGATCAGCGCCGGCTTGGCCCACGTGGGATCGGAAAACCACAGCGGCGGGTTCTGGACGCCGATGAAGCGCAAGAAGGTATTGATCGGCCCGAACTCCGGGTTGAAGACCCACAGCCACAGCAGCAGCACCGCCACGCCGGTGAGCACCTTGGGCAGGAAGAAGATGGTGCGGAACACCCGCTGCCCGGGAATGCGCTGGTTCAGCAGCACCGCGATCAGCAGGCCCGTGACGATGCCCAGCGGCACGGCGAACAGCACGTAGAAGCCGGTGTTGTAGAGCGACGTCCAGAACAGGTCGTCACTGGTAAAGAGCCGCACGTAGTTGTCGAGCCCCACCCACTTCATGCGCGACGTGACGTCGTAGTCGGTGAAGCTGGCATACAGCGAGAAGAGCATCGGGCCGGCGACGAACACCACGAAGCCGATCAGCCACGGCAGGATGAAGAGGTAGCCGGTGATCGCCTCGCGGCGGCGGGCAGCGCTCATGCGGGGCACAAAGCCTCCACGGGCACGGCGGGCGGGAAGGCGGGGAATCTGGGGACGACGGCGCAGTGTCTCACGGAGCCTCCTGACAGTGGGCGCGTACGGGG containing:
- a CDS encoding carbohydrate ABC transporter permease, with product MSAARRREAITGYLFILPWLIGFVVFVAGPMLFSLYASFTDYDVTSRMKWVGLDNYVRLFTSDDLFWTSLYNTGFYVLFAVPLGIVTGLLIAVLLNQRIPGQRVFRTIFFLPKVLTGVAVLLLWLWVFNPEFGPINTFLRFIGVQNPPLWFSDPTWAKPALIIMSMWGAAGGYIIYLAGLQGVPRHLYEAANLDGASPLRQFLSITVPMMSPTIFFKLITGISAAFQFWESALIVSEGGKGGPSYSTLFYGLYMWQKAFTDYQMGYASAMAWILLVIILIITALQFYVSRRWVYYEGEVR